The following proteins come from a genomic window of Bacteroidia bacterium:
- a CDS encoding TonB-dependent receptor: protein MKLLVLFILHCLILVLAAGKSGAQSTASVAGTVTGQEGEAAVGINIVLKGTSTGTATDVNGNYQLSGLPAGTATLIFSGIGYEALEQEVELHIGEQLRLNAELRTDMLLLKAATIRENSVRADIKQQAFSVNALEVAAVQNLNADVNQLLNASSGVNIREEGGLGSDFNFSLNGLSGKQVKFFIDGIPMENFGSSMSLNNLPVNLVERVEVYKGVVPVSLGADALGGAINIITKQTRQDFADLSYSFGSFNTHRTAFSGQWVNDSTGLAIRTRAFLNYSDNDYEVDVQVADPATGSYGEPVRLRRFHDAYQSQMVQVEAGLMNTKVADRLLAGVLASGNMNELQHGTSMDRVFGDVHTRDQFIMPSLQYSKKDLLKKGLSVNAYLSYGKRKSWVIDTSSRQYDWFGNYITRNNHRIGEASWQKSLFTFNDHSVQAVGNASYQKGRSRTDFNYTQSYLERTGEDPLATSPIPFANPNHLNKRVLALGHTLEMLQKRWSTSLFSKYYVFDSKVINVSYQDEVTAEISRFRKPGFGLASTFYFTDFLQLKTSYEKTYRLPEGHELFGNGLLLQNNPMLEPEESHNANLGLLLRKATGKNEIEAEVNGFYRNAKNLIRIEATGITSQYVNLAKARSSGIEAGFHYTWNRFLILGMNATYQDIINTTEFDGQTRSYVYLDRIPNIPWFFGNVMAGIQQRNVFFENDRIALNWSARYVEEYFLKWPSLGDPSNKHIIPHQFLQNLSATYSARDGRYNVTLGSNNIADNIAYDHFRLQKPGRSFYLKLRCFIESKPQLLSKN from the coding sequence TTGAAACTCCTTGTTTTATTCATTCTACACTGCCTGATTCTGGTACTTGCTGCCGGCAAATCGGGAGCACAATCAACTGCTTCAGTGGCAGGTACGGTCACGGGGCAAGAGGGCGAAGCAGCGGTGGGGATCAATATAGTGCTGAAAGGAACTTCTACCGGCACGGCAACGGACGTGAACGGCAATTATCAACTTTCCGGACTTCCGGCAGGAACTGCGACCCTGATTTTCTCCGGGATCGGTTATGAAGCTTTAGAGCAAGAAGTAGAACTCCATATTGGTGAGCAATTACGGCTAAATGCAGAACTACGAACTGACATGCTGCTGCTCAAGGCTGCAACAATTCGTGAGAATTCTGTGAGAGCCGATATTAAACAGCAGGCATTTTCTGTGAATGCCCTGGAAGTTGCCGCAGTACAGAACCTCAATGCTGACGTTAACCAGCTTCTGAATGCTTCTTCAGGCGTAAATATCCGTGAAGAAGGCGGGCTGGGTTCAGATTTTAACTTCTCCCTCAACGGGCTTTCAGGGAAACAGGTCAAGTTTTTTATTGATGGCATTCCAATGGAAAACTTCGGTTCCTCCATGTCATTGAACAACCTGCCGGTGAACCTGGTGGAACGAGTGGAAGTGTACAAAGGTGTGGTGCCGGTATCGCTGGGTGCCGATGCACTGGGAGGCGCCATCAATATTATTACTAAGCAAACACGCCAGGATTTCGCAGACCTCTCCTATTCATTCGGATCTTTCAATACCCACCGGACGGCATTTAGCGGGCAGTGGGTAAACGACTCTACAGGATTGGCAATTCGTACTCGGGCCTTCCTGAATTATTCTGATAATGATTATGAGGTGGATGTGCAAGTGGCTGATCCTGCCACAGGAAGCTATGGCGAACCGGTCAGGCTCAGGCGCTTTCATGATGCGTATCAATCCCAGATGGTACAGGTGGAAGCCGGCCTGATGAATACGAAGGTTGCCGACCGGTTGCTGGCGGGCGTCCTGGCATCGGGAAATATGAATGAGTTACAGCATGGCACAAGCATGGACCGCGTTTTCGGAGATGTCCATACGCGTGATCAGTTTATCATGCCTTCGCTTCAGTACAGCAAAAAGGATCTCCTGAAAAAAGGCTTAAGTGTAAATGCGTATCTGTCCTATGGAAAGAGAAAATCATGGGTGATCGATACCAGTTCCCGGCAATATGACTGGTTTGGAAATTATATAACCAGGAATAATCATCGCATAGGAGAGGCAAGCTGGCAGAAGTCACTTTTTACTTTTAACGACCATAGTGTGCAGGCCGTGGGTAACGCCTCGTACCAGAAAGGTAGGAGCCGTACCGATTTCAACTATACGCAAAGCTATCTTGAAAGAACTGGCGAGGATCCGCTGGCTACTTCGCCCATTCCTTTTGCCAATCCAAATCATCTGAATAAACGCGTGCTGGCGCTAGGCCATACACTCGAAATGCTGCAAAAAAGATGGTCAACAAGCCTCTTTTCAAAATATTATGTATTTGATTCTAAAGTCATAAACGTATCCTATCAGGATGAAGTGACTGCCGAAATTTCCCGCTTTCGGAAACCGGGATTTGGACTTGCCTCCACATTTTACTTTACAGATTTTTTACAGCTAAAAACATCTTACGAAAAAACTTACCGGCTCCCTGAAGGGCATGAACTCTTCGGGAATGGCCTGCTGTTGCAGAACAATCCGATGCTGGAACCGGAAGAAAGCCATAATGCCAATCTGGGATTGCTCCTCAGAAAGGCCACTGGTAAAAATGAAATAGAAGCAGAGGTAAACGGTTTTTACCGAAATGCCAAAAACCTGATCCGTATAGAAGCAACGGGCATTACGAGCCAATACGTAAACCTGGCCAAAGCCCGCAGCAGTGGAATTGAGGCCGGGTTTCATTATACCTGGAACCGTTTCCTGATCCTGGGAATGAATGCTACATATCAGGATATAATCAATACCACCGAATTTGACGGACAGACCCGGAGCTATGTTTACCTGGATCGTATTCCCAATATCCCCTGGTTTTTTGGAAACGTAATGGCCGGGATTCAGCAGCGCAATGTCTTTTTTGAAAATGACAGGATAGCCCTGAACTGGAGCGCCCGGTACGTGGAGGAATATTTTCTGAAATGGCCGAGCCTCGGAGATCCTTCCAACAAGCACATTATTCCACATCAATTCCTGCAAAACTTATCAGCCACCTACTCTGCCCGCGATGGACGGTACAATGTGACGTTGGGCAGCAACAACATCGCTGATAATATTGCATACGACCATTTCCGGCTCCAAAAGCCCGGGAGAAGTTTCTACTTGAAACTCCGCTGTTTCATTGAATCAAAACCTCAACTTTTATCTAAAAATTAA
- a CDS encoding DUF4374 domain-containing protein — MKSLIVLLIGAAVISGCKKDEPVDQPENAPEHVIALRAQGTSAESTDYLLAADNIMSGELTAEGQGIEQTGWRYFTSAHNTVFSIGYGDDNNCIGYHIDDSGQLVEKGRFVFQTTLDVAGEMDDDVLLAMEVPRGAFIDRVFHRIDANGVSIISKVPTSIYENREDSLVAWPTAIVQRGNEVFVPFYLLHARGDFTTPSADTAYVAVYSYPDLELKRYIKDTRMGPIGIYGNASGMIKTENGDLYGYSAASLACGFTSTPKKSGILRIRNGENEFDAGYFLDIESAAGGKKLSWFHYIGNGMAIGRMVTDDSQLWGAFTVTNPICQLVLINLEAQTVTEVSGVPLHGGQYSTPVLLKNDKVYMNITTGTDAHIYEIDPASSTAVKGALIKGQEVQGIYSLN, encoded by the coding sequence ATGAAGTCATTAATAGTCCTTCTTATTGGTGCTGCCGTGATTTCCGGTTGCAAAAAAGACGAGCCTGTAGATCAGCCTGAAAATGCCCCTGAACACGTAATCGCTTTGCGGGCACAAGGCACCTCCGCTGAATCTACTGACTATCTTCTTGCTGCCGATAATATCATGAGCGGTGAATTGACAGCAGAGGGACAAGGAATAGAGCAAACCGGCTGGCGCTATTTTACCAGTGCCCATAATACCGTTTTCAGCATTGGTTATGGTGATGACAATAACTGCATCGGCTACCACATTGATGACAGCGGCCAACTTGTGGAAAAGGGCCGTTTCGTTTTCCAGACCACACTTGATGTGGCAGGCGAGATGGATGATGATGTATTGTTGGCGATGGAAGTTCCGCGCGGTGCTTTTATAGACCGGGTTTTCCACAGGATAGATGCCAACGGAGTTTCTATCATCTCTAAGGTACCGACCTCTATTTATGAAAACAGGGAAGATTCCCTGGTGGCATGGCCTACAGCGATTGTGCAGCGCGGCAACGAAGTATTTGTTCCGTTTTACCTGCTCCATGCCCGCGGAGATTTTACTACGCCCTCGGCTGATACGGCTTATGTCGCAGTATATTCCTATCCTGATCTGGAACTGAAACGCTACATAAAAGATACCCGCATGGGGCCCATCGGTATTTATGGAAACGCATCAGGAATGATCAAAACCGAAAACGGTGATCTGTATGGTTATTCGGCTGCTTCGTTGGCTTGTGGTTTTACCAGTACGCCCAAAAAATCCGGAATTCTTCGCATCAGAAATGGCGAGAACGAATTTGACGCGGGTTACTTCCTGGATATTGAAAGCGCTGCCGGAGGCAAAAAGCTTTCATGGTTCCATTATATCGGTAATGGGATGGCAATCGGGCGAATGGTTACAGATGACAGCCAATTGTGGGGCGCCTTCACCGTAACTAATCCTATTTGCCAGCTCGTGCTCATCAACCTGGAAGCGCAAACCGTAACTGAGGTCAGTGGAGTGCCCTTGCACGGTGGCCAGTACTCTACCCCAGTTCTGCTGAAAAATGATAAAGTGTACATGAATATTACTACCGGCACTGATGCACACATTTATGAAATAGACCCGGCAAGTTCAACAGCCGTAAAGGGCGCCCTGATCAAAGGACAGGAAGTTCAGGGTATCTACAGCCTCAATTAA